In Williamsia phyllosphaerae, the DNA window CGACCAGCACCGTCCAGTCCATGGTCGAGGTCCGCTCGGTTCGGGACGGCAGTGCGATCGTCGCGGCGACGCTGCTCAGTCGGAGACGGGCTCCGTCCTCGACCTCGACGGTGATGTCGACGTGGTCACCACCGAGCGGGGTCGCGGCCGTCGAGATCAGGTGCAGTGCATCGGGACCGGTCTGACGTACGGCGAGTCCGCCGCTCGCCCGGATCCGAGGTGAGCGCCCGGCCCGGGCGACGATGTGCACATCGGTGCGCATCCCCTCAGGCCTGCGTGCTGACCCCTGCGCCCAACTCCGAACGCACCCAGGACAGCACCTCGCTCGCCGCGGGGTCGTCGGTGAGGGAGATCAGTGCCGTCGGCCGGCCTTCGCGGACCCGGGCCGCGTCGGTGGCCATCACGGTCAGATCGGCTCCCACGAGCGGGGCGAGATCGGTCTTGTTGATCACCAACAGATCCGAGAACGTCACGCCCGGTCCGCCCTTGCGCGGGACCTTGTCGCCGCCGGCCACGTCGATGACGAAGATCTGGACGTCGATGAGACCGGTCGAGAACGTCGCGGTCAGGTTGTCGCCACCGGATTCCACCAGGATCAGGTCCAGCGGCGGGTTCGCGGCGACCAGATCGTCGATGGCGTCGAGGTTGGCGGTGATGTCGTCGCGGATCGCGGTGTGCGGACACCCGCCGGTCTGCACGGCGGTGATCCGCTCGTCGGGGAGGACCGCGTTGCGACGCAGGAAGTCGGCGTCCTCGGTCGTGTAGATGTCGTTGGTCAGCACGGCGACCGAGAGTTCTTCACGCAGTTGCCGACACAGCGCGGCGACCAACGCGGTCTTCCCCGACCCCACGGGCCCACCGATGCCGACGCGCAGTGCCTCCCCGGGTTGACGGACACGGCGCGGCCGGTCGTGGGTGTGCGAGTGGGGTTCGCCGTCGATCAGATGCGGAGGCATGTCACCATCTTTCGGGTTGTCGATCAGGAAGCGAACAGCGGCATGCCGCGTCGCTCGTGGCGTTCGGCGAGAACGTCGAACAGGGGGTCGGACAGGTCGGCCAGGCCGGACGCGGCCTGCTCGGCGATGTCCTGACACAGGGGTGCGAGGTCCATCGTGATGATCGCGACATCGGCCGGGTCCAGGGCGAGGAGTCGTTGTCCGGCGGTCGCGGCACCGGTCATCGCGGTGTAGACGTGCACGAGCGCCGTCCGCTGCCCGGACACGCCGCAGAGTCGACCGACCCGGCCGGCGATGACCGGCAGGTGTGATCGCGGGACGTGGTCGGAGAAGTCGTGATCGGGCCACCGTCGACGCGCCAGACGGACCATCCCCCGGCCCTGACCCAGCGACGCAGCACGCGCCGCCGACGAGGGTGTGCGGGCGTCGGTCTCCCGCTGGGCGGCCACGTCGGCCAGTCGGGCATCGGCCACCGCGGCGGCGATCGACGCGGCCACGAGGGCGCCGGTGGCGATCCGCCGTTCGAGGTACTGCCGCAACCCGGCCGCGTCGACGATCACGCGGTCGGCGATGGCCTGCTCGACGCCACCGGAGTGGACGTGTCCGCCGACCGGCAGTCGGGAGTCGGCCAGCGTGAGCATCATCGCCAGGGCGTGGTCGCCCGATGCGAATTCGTGTGCGTCGGTGGGCATCTCAGAACAGGAAGTACCGCTGGGCCATCGGCAATGACGTTGCGGGCTGCTCGGCCCACACCTCGCCGTCGATCCGGACGGTGAAGGTGTCCGGGTCCACCACGATCTCGGGCTGGGCGTCGTTGAGCGGCATGTCCTTCTTGCCCACCGACCGGACGTTCTTGACCGGAGCCAGCCGGCGTCGGAGCCCGACCCGGTCGGCGAGGCCGCCGTCGAGAGCCTGCTGCGCGACGAACGTGAGCGAGGTGTCGGCGGCGACCGGGGGCGCGGCGCCGAACATGGGTCGCGGTAACACCGGTTGCGGGGTCGGGATGGACGCGTTCGCGTCGCCCATCGCCGCCCAGGCGATGGCGCCGCCCTTGATGACGACATGCGGTCGGATGCCGAAGAACGCGGGCTCCCACAGCACGAGGTCGGCGAGCTTTCCCACCTCGACCGAGCCGATCTCGTCGTCGAGTCCGTGGGCGATCGCAGGGCAGATCGTGTACTTCGCGATGTATCGGCGGGCGCGGTTGTTGTCGGCGGTGGTGTCGCCCGCGAGCGACCCGCGCCGGTTCTTCATCACGTGGGCCGTCTGCCAGGTGCGCAACACCACCTCGCCGACGCGGCCCATCGCCTGGGCGTCGGAGCCGATCATCGAGATCGCGCCCAGGTCATGGAGCAGGTCCTCGGCGGCGATCGTCGATGGCCGGATGCGACTCTCGGCGAACGCGAGATCCTCGGGCACGCTCGGATTGAGGTGGTGGCAGACCATCAACATGTCGAGGTGCTCGTCGAGGGTGTTGACGGTGTGCGGGCGGGTCGGGTTGGTCGAACTGGGTAGGACGTTGGGAAGGCTTGCGACGGTGATGATGTCGGGCGCATGCCCGCCGCCCGCACCCTCGGTGTGGTACGCGTGGATGCCACGTCCGGCGATGGCGCCGATCGTCTGCTCGACGAAGCCGGCCTCGTTGAGGGTGTCGGAGTGCAAAGCGACCTGAACCCCGAACTCGTCGGCCACGCGGAGGCTGGCGTCGATCGCCGCGGGGGTGCTCCCCCAGTCCTCGTGCACCTTGAACCCGGATGCGCCGGCCAGGATCTGCTCGCGCATCGACTCGACGCCGACGGTGTTGCCCTTGCCGAGCAGCACGATGTTCATCGGCCAGTGATCGGTCGCGGCCATCATCGACGCGAGATGCCAGGCGCCCGGGGTCACCGTGGTCGCCTTGCTGCCCTCGGCCGGCCCGGTACCGCCACCGACCAGGGTGGTGACGCCGTTGCCCAACGCCTCCTCCATGATCTGCGGTGCGATGAAGTGGACGTGGCAGTCGATACCACCCGCCGTGACGATCTTGCCGTTGCCCGCGATCACCTCCGTGGACGGCCCGATGACGAGCTGCGGGTGGATCCCGTCCATGGTGTCGGGGTTACCCGCCTTGCCGAGTGCGACGATCCGTCCGTCCCGGATCCCGAGGTCGGCCTTGATGATCCCCCAGTGATCGAGGACCACCACCCCGGTGATGACGGTGTCGGGGCTGCCCTCGGCGCGGGTGGCCCTCGACTGCCCCATCGATTCACGGATGACCTTGCCACCGCCGAACACCGCCTCCTCGCCGGCCAACCCCGGACCGCCACAACGGTCCTCGGTCACCTCGATCAACAGATCGGTGTCGGCCAACCGGATCCGATCACCGACGGTGGGGCCGTACAGTTCCGCGTACCGCGCTCTGCTCAGGGAAGCCATGTCAGTCCAACTCTCCGGGAGGGTCGAGCGACAGTCCGGGAACCACCCGCGCCCCGCCGATCTCGACGAGCTCGACCTGCATCTCGATACCCGGCTCGAAGCGCACCGCGGTGCCGGCCGGGATGTTCAGTCGCCGACCGTGCGCGTCGGCGCGCGGGAAGTCGAGCGCGGCGTTGGCCTGGGGGAAGTGGTAGTGACTGCCCACCTGGACCGGCCGGTCCCCGCGGTTCACCACGGTCACGGTGATGACGTCGGCGCCGGCGTTGATCTCGATCTCGCCCTCGGCACACAGGATCTCGCCGGGGATCACGGCGACACCCGCGAAATCGGCCTCGGTCCCGGTCATGAGATCGGGTCGTGGACGGTCACCAGTTTGGTGCCGTCGGGGAAGGTGGCCTCGACCTGGACGTCGTGCAGCATCTCCGGCACCCCGGACATCACCTCGGCACGGCTGAGCACCTCGCGACCGGTCGACATCAGCTCGGCCACCGACCGTCCGTCACGGGCCCCCTCGAGCACATGGTCGGTGATGAGCGCAACAGCCTCAGGGTGATTGAGCAGCAGACCCCGACCCTGACGTCGCCGGGCGAGCTCGGCCGCATACGAGATCATCAGCCGTTCCTGTTCGTGCAGGGACAGTCGCATGACGCCTCGCCTCCGTTCTCTCCCGTGGAATGGGCGCTCTCATAGTGCCACGCAGCACGCCGCTCGGCGCGGCGTGCGATGGGTCATCCGCCGGCCAGCGGGGCGACGCGTTCGGGTGTACACAGCGGACCGATCGCGGTCACGTGCGCGGGTTCGAACGCGTCCACACCCCACCCGCGGACCAGGACGCCGGCCAGCGCTCGGGCGGTCGCCGGTTCGTCCATCACCCCGCCGTCCGTCGCGTCGGTGGTGCCGTCGCCCACGGTGCGTTCGAGGTAGCGCTGCAGACGCGCGGCCGCCGCGGGCATCGCGTCGGCAAAGAACGTCTGCACCGCCAACCACCGCGTGACGAGGTGCCCTGGGTGCATGTCCCACCCCTGATAGAAGCCGCGTTCCAGCGAACGCCGGACGAGACGATGGTGTCGTCGCAGGGCGGCGTCGACCTGCGCGGCGTCTCCGGTGGGAATGATCTGGGTGGACCCGTCGCACACCCAGACGCCGGTCTGCGCGGCCGACGCGAGCATGACGGCCTTGGCGTGGTCGGCGACCGGGTGTTCCAGCGACTGATACGCCGAGACGATTCCGCAGGCCGCGCTGTAGTCGTAGGTGCCGTAATGCAATCCGCTCAGACGCGGACCCGATCGGTGGATCGCCTGCGCAACGGTCGCCGCACCCGACGCACCGACCACCGCCTGTGGGCTCTCGATCTGCAATTCGAAGCGCACGGTCATCGGCGCCAGTCCGTGCGCGCGTTCGATCTCCTCGCACAATGCGATGACCGCGTCCACCTGGGCCACCGCCCGCAGCTTCGGAACCGTGAAGACGAAACCGTCGGGCACACCTCCCGCACCGTCGAGGACCGCCTCCATCGTGCGCAGGCCGCGATTCCGCTCGACGGGTCCGAGTCCCTTGCATCGGACGCCGGAACTCAGACGCGGCCCGGACCCCGTCGCGCTCCACTGCGCCAACACGGCGCCGGCCGCCCGGGCGTGACGGTCCTCGACGGCGTCGTCGCGCCAGCCGTATCCGTCCTCGAGGTCGATCCGCAGATCCTCGATCGGGGCGGTCCGCAGGCGGGTGAGAGCCGTGTCGACGGCGCTCTCCGACGAGAGTTCGACCAGCGTGGGTCGCGCCGACTCGGCCAGTTCGACTGCGCGGGCACCCCATTCGTCGAGGGTGTCGGGGCCCACGGCGTCGGCCGGGACGTAGACGGTGTGTACGGGCTGGGTCTCGGCTCGCGAATCCGGATACCCGGCGGCGAGTTCGGCGTCGACCTCGCGCAGCAGATCATCCATCCGGGCCTGCGCACGGGCACGCAGGCCTGTGGTGTCGGTGCCGTCCGTCATCGGCCGGTCAGGACGGACGGTTGTCGAGGTTCTGCAGCCGGACCCGTCCCTGCGCGAGGAGGCGGTCGTCGGCATCGGTCACGTCGACCTGCCACAGCTGCGACGACCGACCGCGGTGGATCGGCAGCGCGCGACCGGTCACGACCCCCGAGCGGACCGACTTGAGGAAATCGGTGGAGTTGTTCACCCCGACGACCGTGGGGGGAAGACCTTTCTCCTGCAGCCACATCGCGGCCGAGACGCTGGCCAGCGACTCGACGAGTGCGCAGTAGGTACCGCCGTGGACGATCCCGTAGGGCTGATGGTGCACGGAGCCCGCATCGAACGTGGCGACCGATCCGTCGCCGCTCATCGTCTGGTACTCGAAACCCAGTGTCGCGTCGAGCCCCGAGGGCTCGGTGCCGATGGACAACGGTTCGTCTGCCACGGGGGCTCCTTCACGGTCGGTGTGCCTGCGACCCTATGTCACCGTTTGCGACGACCCTCCCCCGGAAAACCGGCAAGCCCCACACCCTGGGGGCGTGGGGCCTGCCGTGGCGTGGACCGGGGGTCTCTGCAGCCCTCAGGACACTCACTCGGTCCGACGTTGACCTAAAGATAGGCTACCCTTATTCCTGTGTCAACAGCGGCCCGTCCGGGTCGCTGTGGGGGAACCCGAACGGACCACCCACCCCTGCGGTGGCTCCGTGAACGGACTTCATCGGTAAACTCCGGAGGATGAGCGGCTTGGGCGATCTGGAACGTGCGGTCATGGACAACCTGTGGTCCAGTGACACCCCTCAAACGGTGCGGCAGGTCCACGCGGCGTTGTCGCGCGACCGCGAACTGGCCTACACGACGGTGATGACCGTCCTGCAGCGTCTCGCGAAGAAAGACCTGGTCACCCAGATCCGCGATGACCGTGCCCATCAGTACTCCCCCACGCACCCGCGCGAACACCTGGTCGCAAGCCTGATGGTCGACGCCCTGAGCGAGGCCGACGAGTCCACGTCGCGCCACGCCGCACTCGTGTCGTTCGTCGGCCGGGTCGGAGCCGACGAGGCCGACGCCCTGCGCCGTGCCCTCGACGAACTCGAGGCCGCGCAGTCCGAGACGCGGAACCGCTGAACGAGTCCACTGATCGCTCGTGGGCACTCCCGCCACACAGGTAGAATCGGCTGATCGGCCACCGTGCCCGGTCCGTCGGACACGCACCAACAGCCGTAGGAATCGTCGATGACCGCCCTCCTGTTCGGGATCCTCGCCGTGGCACTGACAGGTCCCGTGGCGGAGTGGCTCTCACGGGCGCAGTGGCCGCTGCACGCGCCGCGCGCCGCGATGGCGCTGTGGCAGTCGATCGCGCTGGCCGCCGTTCTCTCGGCCTTCAGCTGTGGGCTCGCGATCGCGGCAAACCTGCTCGTCCCCGGCCCGGACGGTCGTCCGACCACCAACCCGTTCGACGAGATCAAGTCACTCGGCATAGTGCTGTGGTTGATCTACGTCGGCGTCTTCGCGCTCACCCTGCTGATCGGCGCCCGACTGATGTACACCACGGTGCGCGTCGGTGTCCGCACCCGCGCACGTCGGTCGGCCCACCGCCAGCTCATCGATCTCCTGGACCGGGTCGACCGCAGCCGCTCCGACCACCGATTCCTCGCCCGCGACGTCCGCATGCTCGAGGTGGAACAGCCCATCGCCTACTGCCTCCCCGGGCTGCGCCAGCGCGTCGTCCTCAGCGAGGGCGTGATCTCCCGGCTGACCCGCGACGAGCTCGAGGCGGTCATCACCCATGAGCGGGCACATCTGCGGGCACGCCACGACCTCATCCTGGAGGCGTTCATCGCGGTGCACGCCGCATTCCCGCGCTTCATCCGTAGCCGCTCCGCGCTGGGCGCGGTGCAGTTGTTGGTCGAGGTTCTCGCCGACGATCACGCCGTTCGCGCCACCGGCCCCACCCCGCTCGGACGGGCGCTCGTCGCCTGCGCCGACTCGGTCGCGCCACGCGGCGCCCTGGCGGTCGGCGGTCCGACGACCCTGACGCGCGTGCAGCGACTCAGCCATGATCGGCCGGCGCGTCTGGCCGGATTGGTCGCATATGTCGCGGCCGCGGGAATCCTGGTCCTGCCGACGCTCGCCGTCGCCATCCCGTGGCTCACCGAGCTGAGCAGGCTCGTCACCGCCGGGTGACACCCCCCCATTCGGAGTCCGCCGCATGGCATCTGCGCGGAGGCAATAGGCTGGGGGACATGACACAGACTGAC includes these proteins:
- a CDS encoding BlaI/MecI/CopY family transcriptional regulator, which encodes MSGLGDLERAVMDNLWSSDTPQTVRQVHAALSRDRELAYTTVMTVLQRLAKKDLVTQIRDDRAHQYSPTHPREHLVASLMVDALSEADESTSRHAALVSFVGRVGADEADALRRALDELEAAQSETRNR
- a CDS encoding urease subunit alpha — encoded protein: MASLSRARYAELYGPTVGDRIRLADTDLLIEVTEDRCGGPGLAGEEAVFGGGKVIRESMGQSRATRAEGSPDTVITGVVVLDHWGIIKADLGIRDGRIVALGKAGNPDTMDGIHPQLVIGPSTEVIAGNGKIVTAGGIDCHVHFIAPQIMEEALGNGVTTLVGGGTGPAEGSKATTVTPGAWHLASMMAATDHWPMNIVLLGKGNTVGVESMREQILAGASGFKVHEDWGSTPAAIDASLRVADEFGVQVALHSDTLNEAGFVEQTIGAIAGRGIHAYHTEGAGGGHAPDIITVASLPNVLPSSTNPTRPHTVNTLDEHLDMLMVCHHLNPSVPEDLAFAESRIRPSTIAAEDLLHDLGAISMIGSDAQAMGRVGEVVLRTWQTAHVMKNRRGSLAGDTTADNNRARRYIAKYTICPAIAHGLDDEIGSVEVGKLADLVLWEPAFFGIRPHVVIKGGAIAWAAMGDANASIPTPQPVLPRPMFGAAPPVAADTSLTFVAQQALDGGLADRVGLRRRLAPVKNVRSVGKKDMPLNDAQPEIVVDPDTFTVRIDGEVWAEQPATSLPMAQRYFLF
- a CDS encoding M56 family metallopeptidase is translated as MTALLFGILAVALTGPVAEWLSRAQWPLHAPRAAMALWQSIALAAVLSAFSCGLAIAANLLVPGPDGRPTTNPFDEIKSLGIVLWLIYVGVFALTLLIGARLMYTTVRVGVRTRARRSAHRQLIDLLDRVDRSRSDHRFLARDVRMLEVEQPIAYCLPGLRQRVVLSEGVISRLTRDELEAVITHERAHLRARHDLILEAFIAVHAAFPRFIRSRSALGAVQLLVEVLADDHAVRATGPTPLGRALVACADSVAPRGALAVGGPTTLTRVQRLSHDRPARLAGLVAYVAAAGILVLPTLAVAIPWLTELSRLVTAG
- a CDS encoding urease subunit gamma; its protein translation is MRLSLHEQERLMISYAAELARRRQGRGLLLNHPEAVALITDHVLEGARDGRSVAELMSTGREVLSRAEVMSGVPEMLHDVQVEATFPDGTKLVTVHDPIS
- a CDS encoding urease accessory protein UreF, with amino-acid sequence MPTDAHEFASGDHALAMMLTLADSRLPVGGHVHSGGVEQAIADRVIVDAAGLRQYLERRIATGALVAASIAAAVADARLADVAAQRETDARTPSSAARAASLGQGRGMVRLARRRWPDHDFSDHVPRSHLPVIAGRVGRLCGVSGQRTALVHVYTAMTGAATAGQRLLALDPADVAIITMDLAPLCQDIAEQAASGLADLSDPLFDVLAERHERRGMPLFAS
- a CDS encoding DUF6986 family protein, with protein sequence MTDGTDTTGLRARAQARMDDLLREVDAELAAGYPDSRAETQPVHTVYVPADAVGPDTLDEWGARAVELAESARPTLVELSSESAVDTALTRLRTAPIEDLRIDLEDGYGWRDDAVEDRHARAAGAVLAQWSATGSGPRLSSGVRCKGLGPVERNRGLRTMEAVLDGAGGVPDGFVFTVPKLRAVAQVDAVIALCEEIERAHGLAPMTVRFELQIESPQAVVGASGAATVAQAIHRSGPRLSGLHYGTYDYSAACGIVSAYQSLEHPVADHAKAVMLASAAQTGVWVCDGSTQIIPTGDAAQVDAALRRHHRLVRRSLERGFYQGWDMHPGHLVTRWLAVQTFFADAMPAAAARLQRYLERTVGDGTTDATDGGVMDEPATARALAGVLVRGWGVDAFEPAHVTAIGPLCTPERVAPLAGG
- a CDS encoding urease subunit beta gives rise to the protein MTGTEADFAGVAVIPGEILCAEGEIEINAGADVITVTVVNRGDRPVQVGSHYHFPQANAALDFPRADAHGRRLNIPAGTAVRFEPGIEMQVELVEIGGARVVPGLSLDPPGELD
- a CDS encoding PaaI family thioesterase is translated as MADEPLSIGTEPSGLDATLGFEYQTMSGDGSVATFDAGSVHHQPYGIVHGGTYCALVESLASVSAAMWLQEKGLPPTVVGVNNSTDFLKSVRSGVVTGRALPIHRGRSSQLWQVDVTDADDRLLAQGRVRLQNLDNRPS
- the ureG gene encoding urease accessory protein UreG, yielding MPPHLIDGEPHSHTHDRPRRVRQPGEALRVGIGGPVGSGKTALVAALCRQLREELSVAVLTNDIYTTEDADFLRRNAVLPDERITAVQTGGCPHTAIRDDITANLDAIDDLVAANPPLDLILVESGGDNLTATFSTGLIDVQIFVIDVAGGDKVPRKGGPGVTFSDLLVINKTDLAPLVGADLTVMATDAARVREGRPTALISLTDDPAASEVLSWVRSELGAGVSTQA